A window of the Pseudomonas fluorescens genome harbors these coding sequences:
- a CDS encoding ABC transporter substrate-binding protein — protein sequence MTVRSLLCLALLLGTTQAFAEATKYPLTIQSCNREVTFKQAPKHAVSHDINMTQMMLALGLKSKMAGYSGVSGWKSVTPEMQSLLDGLPELAAKYPSVETLLNANVDFFFAGWDYGMRVGGDLTPQTLQPLGINVYELTESCAFVMKRPAATLDDTYNDLRNLGKIFDVQDRANALIADMQNQVAEISKDLPAEKPRVFLYDSGEDRAMTSGRLGMPQALIDAAGGRNILDDVEASWTRVNWETVVERNPQVIVIVDYSEITAEQKIEFLLKNKALQSVDAIKNQRFIVIPYVQATPGIDNVLAVETLAKGFHGE from the coding sequence ATGACTGTGCGCTCCCTGCTTTGCCTCGCTCTGTTGCTGGGCACCACCCAAGCCTTCGCCGAGGCCACGAAGTACCCGCTGACGATCCAGAGCTGCAACCGCGAAGTGACCTTCAAGCAAGCGCCGAAACACGCGGTCAGCCACGACATCAACATGACCCAGATGATGCTCGCCCTCGGCCTCAAGTCGAAGATGGCCGGCTACAGCGGCGTCAGTGGCTGGAAGTCGGTAACACCGGAAATGCAGAGCCTGCTCGACGGTCTGCCGGAACTGGCGGCCAAGTACCCGTCGGTGGAAACCCTGCTCAACGCCAACGTCGATTTCTTCTTCGCCGGTTGGGATTACGGCATGCGCGTCGGCGGTGATCTCACGCCGCAGACCCTGCAACCTCTGGGCATCAACGTCTATGAACTGACCGAGTCCTGCGCCTTCGTGATGAAGCGCCCCGCCGCCACGCTGGACGATACTTACAACGACCTGCGCAACCTCGGAAAGATCTTCGACGTGCAGGATCGCGCCAACGCGCTGATCGCCGACATGCAAAACCAGGTCGCGGAAATCAGCAAAGATCTGCCCGCCGAAAAACCCCGAGTGTTCCTGTACGACAGCGGCGAAGACCGCGCCATGACTTCCGGCCGACTCGGCATGCCGCAAGCACTGATCGACGCGGCCGGCGGGCGCAACATTCTCGATGACGTCGAAGCGAGCTGGACCCGGGTCAACTGGGAAACCGTGGTCGAGCGCAATCCGCAGGTGATCGTAATCGTCGACTACAGCGAAATCACCGCCGAGCAGAAGATTGAATTCCTGCTGAAGAACAAGGCGCTGCAATCGGTGGACGCGATCAAGAACCAGCGCTTTATCGTCATCCCTTACGTGCAGGCCACGCCGGGGATCGACAACGTGCTGGCGGTTGAAACCCTGGCCAAAGGGTTCCACGGCGAATGA
- a CDS encoding ABC transporter ATP-binding protein, with amino-acid sequence MTSLSLTDLAWTPLGHGHCHHQFQLRDASLHVAAGEFVGLIGPNGSGKTSLLRCAYRFSQPEHGEVRLDHHNVWKQSSRWCAQRIAVVLQEFPDAFGLTVEEVVAMGRTPHKGLFDGDTLEDRSLATQALKSVGLDGFEDHAFATLSGGEKQRVILARALTQQPQLLILDEPTNHLDPRYQLELLQLVKRLQIGTLASIHDLNLAAAFCDRLYVINHGRIVASGTPQEVLTVELLRDVFGVEALIDAHPLHGYPRITWITRP; translated from the coding sequence ATGACCTCACTGTCCCTCACCGATCTAGCCTGGACACCCCTGGGCCACGGCCACTGCCATCACCAGTTCCAGCTGCGTGACGCTTCGTTGCACGTGGCCGCCGGTGAGTTCGTCGGGCTGATCGGGCCCAATGGCAGCGGCAAGACCAGCCTGTTGCGCTGTGCCTATCGCTTCAGCCAGCCGGAGCACGGTGAGGTCAGACTCGATCACCACAACGTCTGGAAGCAATCCTCGCGCTGGTGCGCGCAACGCATCGCCGTGGTGCTGCAGGAATTCCCCGACGCCTTCGGACTGACCGTCGAGGAAGTGGTCGCCATGGGCCGCACGCCGCACAAAGGCCTGTTCGACGGCGACACGCTGGAAGACCGCAGCCTCGCCACTCAGGCCCTCAAATCCGTGGGCCTCGACGGTTTCGAAGACCACGCGTTCGCCACGCTGTCCGGTGGTGAAAAGCAGCGTGTGATCCTCGCCCGCGCCCTGACCCAGCAACCGCAACTGCTGATCCTCGACGAGCCGACCAACCACCTCGACCCGCGCTATCAGCTGGAGCTGCTGCAACTGGTCAAGCGTTTGCAGATCGGCACGTTGGCGAGCATTCACGACCTGAACCTCGCCGCCGCATTCTGCGACCGGTTGTATGTGATCAACCACGGTCGCATCGTCGCCAGCGGCACGCCGCAAGAAGTGCTCACTGTCGAACTGCTGCGCGATGTGTTCGGCGTCGAAGCATTGATCGACGCCCACCCCCTCCACGGCTACCCGCGAATCACCTGGATAACCCGACCATGA
- a CDS encoding TonB-dependent receptor gives MNKYLLSSLCLFALNHSAHADNAPLTLPTGTITAPANDDPTVSLTTPTSAGSRLNLNAMETPASVESLSGEQVRARGDRSVQDAVSRSTGISRTGTPGDGGTSLQARGFTGQSSVMQLYDGNRMYTGMGTVTFPVDTWSMERVDVLRGPASVLYGEGATGAVVNVIPKKPFEGEIENHVRVGYGSFDRQQQAFDSGGSLTDTLSYRLNLNRLRSNGWIDRGDSSSDFISAALRWQATDDLTFTLAHDYGDQRPQNYFGTPLINGQLKDSLRNKNYNVRDDKQHYNDQWTRLTTDWQINDAVSASNELYYLKAQRRWQNAENYNFDAGSQQLSRSGYFGIGHKQEQVGDRQTFTFKHSLFGFDSQTVTGVDYNRIRFQLDSNSPFNDVLPNGQPLDLYHPQPGYFESANPYRDQFDSTTKQMSVFAENRTQLSERWSLVTGVRRDYVHVDRNNLVDGSQSDKTLTGNNWKAGLVFALTQGTSFYGQVATSTDGIGGLISLSPSQQQYDLSTARQTEIGLKQLFWDQRGEFTLAAYRIVKKKLLTDDPGNPTLKQQVGQQSSNGLEASLDLQLPHAWQLQANAAIVKAKYDDFEEVVGGVPVSRNGNRPVDVPRRTANLWLSKALSDDLKAGAGVRYVDARYADMANRNELPSYTVVDATLSWKALRNTTLGLQVNNLFDRTYAQSQYNEGQQWILGEPRSFFVTADYTF, from the coding sequence ATGAACAAGTACCTCTTGTCCAGCCTCTGTCTGTTCGCCCTGAACCACAGCGCCCACGCCGACAACGCCCCGCTGACGCTGCCCACCGGCACCATCACCGCCCCGGCCAATGACGACCCGACCGTCAGCCTGACCACGCCGACCAGCGCCGGCTCGCGCCTCAACCTCAACGCGATGGAAACCCCGGCCAGCGTCGAAAGCCTCAGCGGCGAGCAAGTCCGCGCCCGTGGCGATCGCAGCGTGCAGGACGCGGTGTCGCGCAGCACCGGCATCAGTCGCACCGGCACGCCGGGCGACGGCGGCACCTCGTTGCAGGCTCGGGGTTTTACCGGACAGAGCTCGGTGATGCAGTTGTATGACGGCAACCGCATGTACACCGGCATGGGCACCGTGACGTTCCCGGTCGACACCTGGTCGATGGAGCGCGTCGATGTCCTGCGCGGCCCGGCCTCGGTGCTGTACGGCGAAGGCGCGACCGGCGCGGTGGTCAACGTGATTCCGAAGAAGCCGTTCGAAGGCGAAATCGAAAACCATGTGCGCGTCGGTTACGGCTCGTTCGACCGCCAGCAACAGGCGTTCGACAGCGGCGGCTCGCTGACCGACACCCTGAGCTATCGCCTTAACCTCAATCGCCTGCGCAGCAACGGCTGGATCGATCGCGGCGACTCGTCCAGCGACTTCATCAGCGCCGCCCTGCGCTGGCAGGCCACTGACGACCTGACCTTCACCCTCGCCCACGATTACGGCGACCAACGCCCGCAGAACTACTTCGGCACGCCACTGATCAACGGCCAGTTGAAAGACAGCCTGCGCAACAAGAACTACAACGTGCGCGACGACAAGCAGCACTACAACGATCAATGGACGCGCCTGACCACGGATTGGCAGATCAACGATGCGGTCAGCGCCAGCAACGAGCTGTACTACCTCAAGGCCCAGCGTCGTTGGCAGAACGCCGAGAACTACAACTTCGACGCTGGCAGCCAACAACTCAGCCGCAGCGGTTACTTCGGCATCGGCCACAAACAGGAACAGGTCGGCGACCGCCAGACCTTCACCTTCAAGCATTCGCTGTTCGGCTTCGACAGCCAGACCGTGACCGGCGTCGATTACAACCGCATCCGCTTCCAGCTCGACAGCAACTCGCCGTTCAATGACGTATTGCCGAACGGCCAGCCGCTGGATCTGTATCACCCACAACCAGGTTACTTCGAGAGCGCGAACCCGTATCGCGATCAGTTCGACAGCACCACCAAACAGATGTCGGTATTCGCCGAGAACCGCACGCAACTGAGCGAGCGCTGGTCGCTGGTGACCGGTGTGCGCCGCGACTACGTGCATGTGGATCGCAACAACCTGGTCGACGGCAGCCAGAGCGACAAGACCCTGACCGGCAACAACTGGAAGGCCGGACTGGTGTTCGCGCTGACGCAGGGCACCTCGTTCTACGGTCAGGTCGCCACCAGCACCGATGGCATCGGCGGGCTGATCTCCTTGAGCCCGAGCCAGCAGCAATATGACCTGTCCACCGCCCGGCAAACCGAGATCGGCCTGAAGCAACTGTTCTGGGATCAGCGCGGCGAGTTCACCCTGGCGGCGTATCGCATCGTGAAAAAGAAGCTGCTGACCGACGATCCGGGCAATCCGACGCTCAAGCAGCAGGTCGGCCAGCAATCGTCGAACGGGCTGGAAGCCAGCCTCGATCTGCAATTGCCACACGCCTGGCAACTGCAAGCCAACGCCGCGATCGTGAAGGCCAAGTACGACGATTTTGAAGAAGTGGTCGGCGGCGTGCCGGTGTCGCGCAACGGTAATCGTCCGGTGGACGTACCACGGCGCACCGCCAATCTTTGGCTGAGCAAGGCGCTGAGCGATGACCTGAAGGCCGGTGCCGGTGTGCGTTACGTCGATGCGCGCTACGCCGACATGGCCAACCGCAACGAGCTGCCGAGCTACACCGTGGTCGATGCGACGCTGTCGTGGAAAGCCCTGCGCAACACCACGCTGGGCTTGCAGGTGAACAATCTGTTTGACCGGACGTATGCGCAAAGCCAATACAATGAGGGCCAGCAGTGGATTCTGGGTGAGCCTCGTTCGTTCTTTGTCACAGCTGACTACACCTTCTAG
- a CDS encoding PepSY-associated TM helix domain-containing protein — MKQPKPNFYNLAWRWHFYAGLFVAPFMVMLALTGIIYLFKPQLDSLMYSSLLNVPAGHHTVPADDLLQKVKSAYPQGQVTQYLPPVNAERSAQFVVANAGHELNVFVDPYHGDILGEQDAKQNLQAIARAIHGELMIGTVGDRLIEMAAGWGVVLVVSGVFLWWPRGQAAGILWPRLNSRGRVLWRDLHAVTGFWGATLLLVMLLSGMTWTGFWGKQYAQVWNVFPAAMWDNVPTSDVEAGSLNNAARQTVPWAMENTPMPMSGDHAEHMAHGGMQHGPAAPTIRLQDVQNIAIERKVEPGYSITLPTTATGVFTIAVFADDPRNDATLHVDQYTGKVLADVRFEQYGAVARATEIGVMLHEGKMFGTFNQIIVLLICLMILLSAVSGVVIWWKRRPQGKFGVPPLRHDLPKWKTGVAIMLVLAVVFPLVGASLVVVWLLDRLLLSRLGRQAESASTSS, encoded by the coding sequence ATGAAACAGCCCAAACCGAATTTCTACAACCTGGCCTGGCGTTGGCATTTTTATGCCGGATTGTTCGTCGCGCCTTTCATGGTGATGCTGGCCCTGACCGGCATCATTTACCTGTTCAAGCCGCAGCTCGATTCGCTGATGTACAGCAGCCTGCTGAACGTCCCTGCCGGGCATCACACCGTGCCGGCCGATGACTTGCTGCAAAAGGTCAAAAGCGCTTATCCACAGGGCCAGGTCACTCAGTACCTGCCGCCGGTGAATGCCGAGCGCAGCGCGCAGTTTGTCGTGGCCAATGCCGGCCATGAACTGAACGTGTTCGTCGATCCGTACCACGGCGACATCCTCGGCGAGCAGGATGCCAAGCAGAACCTGCAAGCCATTGCCCGGGCGATCCATGGCGAACTGATGATCGGCACCGTCGGTGACCGACTGATCGAAATGGCAGCCGGCTGGGGCGTGGTGCTGGTGGTATCCGGGGTTTTCCTGTGGTGGCCGCGAGGTCAGGCAGCGGGGATTCTGTGGCCACGCCTGAACAGTCGCGGCCGCGTTCTGTGGCGTGACCTGCACGCGGTTACCGGTTTCTGGGGCGCGACATTGTTGCTGGTGATGCTGCTCAGCGGCATGACCTGGACCGGCTTCTGGGGCAAGCAGTACGCCCAGGTGTGGAACGTGTTTCCGGCGGCGATGTGGGACAACGTGCCGACCTCCGACGTCGAGGCCGGCAGCCTCAACAACGCCGCCCGCCAGACCGTGCCGTGGGCGATGGAAAACACCCCGATGCCGATGTCCGGCGACCACGCCGAACACATGGCCCATGGCGGCATGCAACACGGCCCCGCCGCACCGACCATCCGGCTGCAGGACGTGCAGAACATCGCCATCGAGCGCAAGGTCGAGCCGGGCTACAGCATCACCCTGCCGACCACCGCCACCGGTGTGTTCACCATCGCGGTGTTCGCCGACGACCCGCGCAACGATGCCACCCTGCACGTCGATCAGTACACCGGCAAGGTGTTGGCCGACGTGCGCTTCGAGCAATACGGCGCAGTAGCGCGGGCTACCGAGATCGGCGTGATGCTCCACGAAGGCAAGATGTTCGGCACCTTCAACCAGATCATCGTGCTGCTGATCTGCTTGATGATCCTGCTCAGCGCCGTCAGCGGCGTGGTGATCTGGTGGAAGCGCCGGCCACAGGGCAAGTTCGGCGTACCACCGCTGCGCCACGATCTGCCGAAATGGAAAACCGGCGTGGCGATCATGCTGGTTCTGGCGGTGGTGTTTCCGCTGGTGGGGGCTTCGCTGGTGGTGGTGTGGTTGCTGGATCGACTGCTGCTGTCGCGTCTGGGCCGACAAGCTGAATCTGCCTCAACTTCATCATGA
- a CDS encoding TonB-dependent copper receptor, translated as MSRFSAVPRPGSAPASFALNESRVRFRHATAVLCGVLLSPLVHADEHTGHTDELSPTVITAIAPSSPLTIVTNPKDPRQPVPASDGGDYLKTIPGFALVRNGGTNGDPVLRGMFGSRLNILTNGSMMLGACPGRMDAPTSYISPETYDKLTVIKGPQTVLYGPGASAGTILFDREPESFGELGTRVNASVLAGSHGRFDKVVDAAAGGSLGYVRVIGNTAHSDDYRDGNNDIVASRYDKWNGDVAVGWTPDADTLIELTAGKGDGEARYAGRGMDGSQFLRESIGLRVEKSNITDVLEKLEAQVYYNYADHVMDNYTLRTPSGTGMMAGPMASNVDRRTLGARIKATWRWADIQLITGLDAQTNEHRQRSGMGIDTYKDQPYTKDADFHNYGVFSEMTWYAADRDRLITGARVDRASAKDYRQTTGSGMMSRPNPTAGDTRADTLPSGFVRYEHDLADSPTTLYAGLGHAQRFPDYWELFSPKSGPAGSVNAFDSIKPEKTTQLDFGVNYKSAELEAWASGYIGVVRDYILFDYTPGMMGMSTSRAENIDARIMGGELGAAYKLTDNWKADATLAYAWGKNSSDGKALPQMPPLDARFGLTYTEDNWSAGALWRVVAAQNRIDQNQGNVVGKDYDKSSGFGVFSLNGAYRINKNWKVSTGVDNLFGKAYAEHLNLAGNAGFGYPANDPQAINEPGRTLWTKVDMSF; from the coding sequence ATGTCCAGGTTTTCTGCTGTCCCACGCCCGGGTTCTGCCCCGGCGTCCTTTGCCCTGAACGAATCCCGCGTTCGTTTCAGGCACGCTACCGCCGTCCTTTGCGGCGTCCTGCTGTCCCCGCTGGTCCACGCCGACGAACACACCGGCCACACTGACGAACTGAGCCCGACGGTGATCACCGCCATCGCCCCGAGCTCGCCGCTGACCATCGTCACCAACCCGAAGGACCCACGCCAGCCAGTTCCGGCCAGCGATGGCGGCGACTACCTGAAGACCATTCCCGGTTTCGCCCTGGTGCGCAACGGCGGCACCAACGGTGATCCGGTGCTGCGCGGCATGTTCGGTTCGCGCCTGAACATCCTCACCAACGGCAGCATGATGCTCGGCGCCTGTCCCGGCCGGATGGACGCGCCGACCTCGTACATCTCGCCCGAAACCTACGACAAACTCACGGTGATCAAAGGCCCGCAAACCGTGCTCTACGGACCGGGCGCCTCGGCCGGCACGATCCTGTTCGACCGCGAGCCGGAAAGCTTCGGCGAACTCGGCACCCGGGTGAACGCCAGCGTGCTGGCGGGCTCCCACGGACGCTTCGACAAAGTCGTCGATGCGGCGGCCGGCGGATCACTGGGCTATGTGCGAGTGATCGGCAACACCGCGCATTCCGACGACTACCGCGACGGCAACAACGACATCGTTGCCTCGCGCTATGACAAGTGGAACGGCGATGTAGCAGTAGGCTGGACCCCGGACGCCGACACCCTGATCGAACTGACCGCCGGCAAGGGCGACGGCGAAGCCCGCTACGCCGGACGCGGCATGGACGGCTCGCAATTCCTGCGCGAAAGCATCGGCCTGCGCGTCGAAAAATCCAACATCACCGACGTGCTGGAGAAGCTCGAAGCGCAGGTCTACTACAACTACGCCGACCACGTGATGGACAACTACACCCTGCGCACGCCGTCCGGCACCGGGATGATGGCAGGTCCCATGGCGTCCAACGTCGACCGCCGCACCCTCGGCGCGCGGATCAAGGCGACCTGGCGCTGGGCCGATATCCAGCTGATCACCGGGCTCGATGCGCAGACCAACGAACACCGTCAGCGCAGCGGCATGGGCATCGATACCTACAAGGATCAGCCGTACACCAAGGACGCCGACTTCCATAACTACGGCGTGTTCAGCGAGATGACCTGGTACGCCGCCGACCGCGACCGGCTGATTACCGGCGCCCGGGTCGACCGTGCCTCGGCCAAGGATTATCGGCAAACCACCGGTTCGGGAATGATGTCCCGTCCGAATCCGACTGCCGGCGATACCCGCGCCGACACCCTGCCGAGCGGCTTCGTCCGTTACGAGCATGACCTGGCCGACAGCCCGACCACGCTCTACGCCGGCCTCGGCCACGCGCAGCGCTTCCCGGATTACTGGGAGCTGTTTTCGCCCAAGTCCGGCCCGGCGGGTTCGGTCAATGCGTTCGATTCGATCAAACCGGAAAAGACCACCCAGCTCGACTTTGGCGTGAACTACAAGAGCGCCGAGCTCGAAGCCTGGGCCTCGGGCTACATCGGCGTGGTGCGCGACTACATCCTGTTCGATTACACGCCGGGGATGATGGGCATGAGCACTTCCCGCGCCGAGAACATCGACGCGCGGATCATGGGCGGTGAACTCGGTGCCGCTTACAAACTCACCGACAACTGGAAAGCCGATGCGACCCTGGCCTACGCCTGGGGCAAGAACAGCAGCGACGGCAAGGCTCTGCCGCAGATGCCGCCGCTGGATGCCCGCTTCGGCCTGACCTATACCGAAGACAACTGGAGCGCCGGCGCACTGTGGAGGGTGGTTGCCGCGCAAAACCGTATCGACCAGAACCAGGGCAACGTGGTCGGCAAGGATTACGACAAGAGTTCGGGCTTCGGCGTGTTCTCGCTCAACGGTGCCTACCGGATCAACAAAAACTGGAAGGTCAGTACCGGCGTCGACAACCTGTTCGGCAAGGCTTACGCCGAACACCTGAACCTGGCGGGCAACGCCGGGTTCGGCTACCCGGCCAACGACCCGCAAGCGATCAATGAACCGGGGCGCACGCTCTGGACCAAGGTGGACATGAGTTTCTAA
- a CDS encoding DUF2946 domain-containing protein — MRPLSARPSLQRRQTEHLTRGSWIALFAMLMIFIGPLISQSMPMDQHASTSMPMSMDMSMDMPGMDHSAHETKPSAEHCPPQSSHHVLWEKCGYCSLLFNCPALTGGGSFATFSIPLVNTFTPPSPRLGHARQTFFPGARTRAPPVAA; from the coding sequence ATGCGCCCCCTGAGCGCCAGGCCCTCCCTGCAACGCCGTCAGACTGAACACCTGACCCGCGGCAGCTGGATCGCCCTGTTCGCCATGTTGATGATCTTCATCGGCCCGCTGATTTCCCAGTCGATGCCGATGGATCAGCACGCCTCGACCTCCATGCCGATGAGCATGGACATGTCGATGGACATGCCGGGCATGGATCACTCCGCGCATGAAACAAAACCCTCGGCCGAACACTGTCCGCCACAATCCTCGCACCACGTGCTGTGGGAAAAATGCGGTTATTGCAGCCTGCTGTTCAACTGCCCGGCGCTGACCGGTGGCGGCAGCTTCGCCACTTTCAGCATTCCTCTGGTCAACACCTTCACCCCGCCCTCCCCGCGTCTGGGCCATGCCCGGCAGACCTTTTTCCCCGGCGCCCGCACCCGCGCCCCGCCCGTCGCAGCGTAA
- a CDS encoding copper chaperone PCu(A)C, which yields MLNKFIVIAALLLPACFAHAHEYKAGELEIAHPWSQELPPNAPTVAAYFIIHNGGKTADRLLSVDSPIAPAAELHEHVMQGDLMKMQQVPNVAIPAGGNVTFAPMAYHVMLMNPTDRSLLTDGKRFPLTMHFEKAGDVTVEVAVQKKPPEATQAHAHAQ from the coding sequence ATGTTGAACAAATTCATCGTCATCGCTGCGCTGTTGCTGCCGGCGTGCTTCGCCCATGCCCACGAATACAAGGCCGGCGAGCTGGAAATCGCCCACCCGTGGTCGCAGGAACTGCCGCCGAACGCGCCGACCGTTGCCGCGTATTTCATCATTCACAACGGTGGCAAGACGGCTGACCGCCTGCTCAGCGTCGACTCGCCGATCGCCCCAGCAGCGGAACTGCACGAGCATGTGATGCAGGGCGATCTGATGAAGATGCAACAGGTGCCGAACGTGGCCATCCCGGCCGGTGGAAACGTGACCTTCGCGCCAATGGCCTATCACGTGATGCTGATGAACCCTACCGACCGCAGTCTGCTGACCGACGGCAAGCGCTTTCCCCTGACGATGCACTTCGAAAAGGCCGGTGACGTGACCGTTGAGGTCGCCGTGCAGAAGAAGCCACCGGAAGCCACGCAAGCCCACGCGCACGCCCAGTAA
- a CDS encoding DUF2946 domain-containing protein — MNRHRLAFAWIACFAVLFNMLAMPLTGAMAQAAQTPAEQLLWSSFCTGSGTKMVAIDIGSLDQKAPQSGDNHSTMQHCWCCSGSAPVVALPGHSPQLYFARYESNRSVAPAVLQTPTPRQQWPSLNPRASPLV, encoded by the coding sequence ATGAACCGACACCGGCTCGCATTTGCCTGGATCGCCTGCTTCGCAGTGCTGTTCAACATGCTCGCCATGCCGTTGACGGGAGCGATGGCGCAGGCGGCGCAAACGCCGGCCGAGCAGTTGCTGTGGAGCAGTTTCTGCACCGGCAGCGGGACGAAGATGGTGGCGATCGACATCGGCAGCCTCGATCAGAAAGCGCCGCAGAGCGGTGACAATCATTCGACCATGCAGCATTGCTGGTGCTGTTCCGGATCGGCGCCAGTGGTGGCGTTGCCGGGGCATTCGCCGCAGTTGTATTTCGCCCGGTACGAAAGCAATCGCAGTGTGGCGCCCGCCGTGCTGCAAACTCCGACACCGCGCCAGCAATGGCCGAGCCTCAATCCCCGCGCCTCTCCTCTGGTTTGA
- a CDS encoding cobalt-precorrin-6A reductase: MKRILLLGGVTEALAIARTLGPEHIYSLAGVGRVPTDLTCQVRVGGYGGAEGLAQFIRDEGITLLLDATHPYAAQISQNAATAAQLTGIPCWALRRPAWQPQPGDDWREVADWAELINALEPFRRPLFTLGREPLQHLDEIPAHQFWTLRALDVYPGNERCEVIGARGPFLLEDERALFERRQIDVLISKNSGSTATEPKLDVARELGVPVMVLRRPELAGVDREFATVDDVISALEKP; encoded by the coding sequence ATGAAACGGATTCTGTTGCTGGGCGGCGTGACTGAAGCGCTGGCCATCGCGCGCACGTTGGGGCCGGAACACATTTACAGCCTGGCCGGCGTCGGCCGGGTACCGACCGATCTGACCTGTCAGGTGCGCGTCGGCGGCTACGGCGGTGCCGAAGGTCTGGCGCAGTTCATTCGCGACGAAGGCATCACACTTTTGCTCGACGCGACCCACCCCTACGCCGCACAGATCAGCCAGAACGCCGCCACCGCTGCGCAACTCACCGGCATCCCCTGCTGGGCCCTGCGCCGCCCGGCGTGGCAGCCACAGCCGGGCGATGACTGGCGCGAAGTCGCCGACTGGGCCGAACTGATCAACGCCCTCGAACCCTTCCGCCGCCCGCTGTTCACCCTCGGCCGCGAACCGCTGCAACACCTCGACGAAATCCCCGCGCACCAGTTCTGGACCCTGCGCGCCCTCGACGTCTACCCCGGCAACGAACGCTGCGAAGTCATCGGCGCCCGTGGACCGTTTCTGCTGGAAGATGAGCGGGCGCTGTTCGAACGCCGGCAGATCGACGTGCTGATCAGCAAGAACAGCGGCAGCACCGCGACCGAGCCGAAACTGGACGTGGCGCGGGAGCTTGGGGTGCCGGTGATGGTGTTGAGGCGACCGGAGTTGGCGGGGGTTGATCGGGAATTTGCGACGGTTGATGACGTCATCTCGGCTCTTGAAAAACCGTGA
- a CDS encoding cobalt-precorrin-5B (C(1))-methyltransferase has protein sequence MRDETAEQPAPLRSGLTTGSCATATSLAAARLLLGGVVADAVQIVLPKGKQVQMRLEFCRLTENGAEAGTIKDAGDDPDVTHGALLYSRVQLIDEPGIRFIAGKGVGTVTRPGLVLGVGEPAINPVPRKMISDHLTLLAEESGYCGGFEVTVNVEGGEALALKTMNPRLGILGGLSILGTSGIVRPFSCAAYIASIHQGIDVAKTNGYLHIAACTGNASEDTMRRVYNLPEIALIEMGDFVGAVLKHLRKVPVDKLSLCGGFGKISKLAAGHMDLHSRHSSIDLPQLAEWAAAIGADDALQQAIRGANTSQQALAMASAAGVALGDEVCRHALEFARSVVPAQVQVEVFAIDRQGGIVGHAGAFV, from the coding sequence ATGCGTGACGAAACCGCCGAACAACCTGCGCCCCTGCGCAGCGGCCTGACCACCGGCAGTTGCGCCACGGCCACCAGCCTCGCCGCCGCGCGCCTGTTGCTCGGCGGCGTGGTGGCGGACGCCGTGCAGATCGTGTTGCCCAAAGGCAAGCAGGTGCAGATGCGCCTGGAGTTCTGCCGGCTCACCGAGAACGGCGCCGAAGCCGGGACGATCAAAGATGCCGGCGACGATCCGGACGTGACTCACGGCGCCCTGCTCTACTCCCGCGTGCAACTGATCGACGAGCCGGGCATCCGCTTCATCGCCGGCAAAGGCGTCGGCACCGTCACCCGGCCGGGGCTGGTGCTGGGCGTCGGCGAGCCCGCGATCAACCCGGTGCCGCGCAAGATGATCAGCGATCACCTGACGCTGCTCGCCGAAGAATCCGGCTATTGCGGCGGCTTCGAAGTGACGGTCAACGTCGAGGGCGGCGAAGCCCTGGCGCTGAAAACCATGAACCCGCGCCTGGGCATTCTCGGCGGCCTGTCGATCCTCGGCACCAGCGGCATCGTCCGGCCGTTTTCCTGCGCGGCGTACATCGCTTCGATCCATCAAGGCATCGACGTAGCGAAAACCAACGGCTACCTGCACATCGCCGCCTGCACCGGCAACGCCAGCGAAGACACCATGCGCCGGGTCTACAACCTGCCGGAAATCGCCCTGATCGAAATGGGCGACTTCGTCGGCGCGGTACTCAAGCACCTGCGCAAAGTGCCTGTGGATAAACTCAGCCTGTGCGGCGGCTTCGGCAAGATCAGCAAACTGGCGGCCGGGCACATGGATCTGCACTCGCGCCATTCGAGCATCGACCTGCCGCAACTGGCTGAATGGGCGGCGGCGATTGGTGCTGACGATGCGTTGCAGCAAGCCATTCGAGGGGCGAATACCAGTCAGCAGGCGTTGGCGATGGCCAGCGCGGCGGGTGTCGCCCTCGGTGATGAGGTCTGTCGCCATGCTCTGGAATTCGCCCGCAGCGTGGTGCCGGCGCAGGTGCAGGTCGAAGTGTTTGCGATTGATCGTCAGGGCGGCATCGTTGGCCATGCGGGGGCTTTCGTATGA